In Helianthus annuus cultivar XRQ/B chromosome 8, HanXRQr2.0-SUNRISE, whole genome shotgun sequence, a single genomic region encodes these proteins:
- the LOC110869905 gene encoding LOW QUALITY PROTEIN: uncharacterized protein LOC110869905 (The sequence of the model RefSeq protein was modified relative to this genomic sequence to represent the inferred CDS: inserted 1 base in 1 codon; substituted 1 base at 1 genomic stop codon), translating into MAMKEGRPPWTHQFEGLPVEIDSDTKPSLEEPPKLELKDLPGHLKYVFLGDNDTLPVIIASNLEVAQEQALMEVLKANKGAIGWTIADLKGISPSIVMHKIITTEDAKPTREAQRRLNPNLREVKAGIQVVKDESGEQIATRPVTGWRVCIDYRKLNAATSKDHFPLPFIDQIIEKLSGQKYYCFLDGYSGYNQIAIHPDDQHKTTFTCPYGTFAFRRMPFGLCNAPATFQRCMMSIFSDMVGESLEVFMDDFSIFGTTFDACLNELQKVLKRCVEKNLVLSWEKSHFMVQEGIVLGHVISERGMEVDKAKIRVISSLPPPKNVKGVRSFLGHAGFYRRFIKGFSVITKPLCNLLLKDVPFDFTNECMQAFTVLKEHLVKAPILQPPDWSKPFEIMCDASDTTIGAVLGQRVDKKPVVIYYASKTLSEAQLNYTTTEKELLAVVYALDKFRSYIWGSKVVVYSDHSAVRYLMEKKDAKPRLIRWVLLLQEFDLEIRDKKGCENVVAXHLSXIPLEGVDDASEINERFPDEQLLAVSTYVAPWYAHYVNYLAKGAIPNHWTKKRRQQFSSQVKQYIWDEPDLFKIGADQVIRRCVPETEVLEILTHAHSSACGGHFSGNKTGYRVLSSGFYWPTIFKDAREYARNCINCQRMGSISKRDEMPLQPILVVEVFDGCHLPMELAHRAHWAIKTVNADYDEAGKLRKLQLSEIEEIRDEAYECASAYKDKLKKVHDAKLRKKTFEVGQKVWLYNSRLKMFAGKLKSKWMGPYVIRRVGQFGDVDIQDEQTLKQQTVNGHRLKPYLEGNDINNLELDKAGYILRPVEEEQS; encoded by the exons ATGGCGatgaaagaaggtagaccaccatggacCCATCAATTCGAGGGTCTACCGGTGGAAATCGATTCGGATACAAAACCATCGTTGGAGGAACCACCAAAGTTAGAGCTCAAGGACTTGCCCGGCCACTTGAAGTAtgtatttttaggggataatgatactttgccggtcattattgcctctaatttggaagtggcacaagagcaagccttgatggaggtgttaaaagcaaacaagggtgctattggatggacgattgccgatcttaaaggaattagtccatctatCGTCATGCACAAAATTATCACAACCGAGGATGCcaaaccgacacgagaagctcaaaggcggttgaacccgaacctaagggaggta aaggccggcattcaagtagtcaaggacgaaagtggtgaacaaattgccacccgaccggttaccggatggcgggtgtgtattgactaccgaaaactgaatgccgccacttctaaggaccatttcccgctaccttttattgaccaaattattgaaaaattgtcgggtcaaaaatattattgcttcttagatgggtattcgggttataatcaaattgccatacacccggatgaccaacacaagaccaccttcacatgccCATACGGCacctttgcctttaggcgaatgccgtttgggttgtgtaatgctccggcaacttttcaacgatgtatgatgagtattttctcggacatggttggagagtcgctcgaagtgttcatggatgatttttccatttttggcactacttttgatgcttgcctcaacgaattgcaaaaggttttaaaaaggtgcgttgagaaaaatttggtgctaagttgggagaaaagtcacttcatggtgcaagagggcattgtgttgggacatgtgatttcggaaagggggatggaggtggataaggcaaagataCGGGTAATTTCATCATTGCCACCtcctaaaaatgttaagggtgtacggtcattcttgggacacgcgggtttttatcgacgtttcattaagggttttagtgttatcaccaaacccttatgcaatttgttattaaaagatgtcccgttTGACTTTACTAATGAATGTATGCAAGCGtttactgttttgaaggaacatttggtcaaggcgcctatcttgcaaccacctgattggtcaaagccgttcgagataatgtgtgatgcaagcgataccactattggtgcagttttgggtcaacgggttgacaagaagccggtggttatttactatgcaagcaaaactttatccgaagcgcaacttaattacaccacaaccgagaaggagttactagcggtggtgtatgctttggataagtttcgctcgtatatttggggaagcaaggtaGTAGTTtactcggatcatagtgcggttcggtacttgatggagaaaaaggatgcaaaGCCGCGGTTGATTCGGTGGGTCTTATTGTTACAAGAGTTTGATCTTGAgatccgagacaaaaagggatGTGAGAATGTTGTCG GTCATTTGTCCTGAATCCCGTTGGAAGGTGTAGATGATGcaagtgaaatcaatgaacggttcccCGATGAACAATTGTTGGCCGTTTCTACTTATGTTGCCCCTTGGTATGCTCATTATGTTAACTATTTGGCCAAGGGTGCGATTCCAAATCATTGGACTAAGAAGAGACGACAACAGTTTTctagtcaagtgaagcaatatatatgggacgaacccgacttgttcaaaatcggggctgatcaagtgataagaagatgtgttcccgaaactgaagttttagagatattgacccatgctcattcatccgcatgtgggggccattttagtggGAATAAGACAGGCTATCGGGTGTTATcgagtgggttttattggcccacgattttcaaggatGCTCGTGAGTATGCCCgaaattgcatcaattgtcaaagaatgggaagcatttcgaaacgtgatgaaatgccgttGCAACCAATTTTGGTAGTGgaggtatttgat ggttgtcaTTTGCCTATGGAGTTGGCACATCGGGCGCATTGGGCGATCAAGACAGTTAATGCGGATTACGACGAGGCGGGTAAGTTGCGGAAATTACAATTGAGCGAGATAGAAGAAATTCGAGATGAGGCGTACGAATGCGCATCGGCTTATAAGGATAAGCTAAAGAAAGTACATGATGCGAAGTTACGCAAGAAAACGTTCGAAGTGGGTCAGAAGGTTTGGTTGTACAACTCTCGGTTGAAAATGTTTGCGGGCAAgcttaaaagtaaatggatgggtcCGTATGTTATTCGACGAGTTGGGCAATTTGGTGATGTGGATATCCAAGACGAGCAAAcgttgaaacaacaaacggtgaacggtcaccgcttGAAGCCATACTTGGAAGGAAATGACATCAataacttggagcttgacaaagcgggctacatcttacGCCCGGTTGAGGAGGAACAATCgtaa
- the LOC110872699 gene encoding uncharacterized protein LOC110872699: MAKTKEKPGSSSSSSRGKGKEKEQPSKKRQYLGRVSESESEEEEEMQLDPRDKPVWNSGSLDDQPEIWQPTLYNDCMNKLKNKAAAFICERDVDEPQLGQFGVYDKFRALGWEGALKCWDKDKSNLFLTEIQEWMATLKCHNFHRPSQMKLVGTVHGVPVEMSFDTLKKLGKYDSLPTREYMIPTLDDLLLKPEKHVTWNSMLADLFLPGRYGGVLYRKNLKIEAKLLHTICLLNVIPRRGDKEQVRFPEIPVLYSLMHGSPRFPIRYLIMHHLWICRNKYGRDIVPYCRIITGLMKQQKALTSEDRGLTKRHLPFTLDRLGNVWTYTSSERYHKLKSEGQRWRALKLGARELLPGEPDEPESDEELIPSGDDDYADEPTGGANVGFGAFHGGHGGTFYDYAQQPYEPGWAYSGSMQEVIESQRPPAAIFDTWSGSERSLFDQGTRNSASIERALKHSFDRNELWHRTHAYSQEVEMNNRYHDDQMRRMHADWHAGRPVVEDPQHVDYASLPPYDGSVSYPTPQLHHSQWLDPRRQEGPQQQEGSSSGSFGFGEWSDMMSSIFGPPGPRYY, from the coding sequence ATGGCAAAGACAAAGGAAAAGCCGGGTTCAAGTTCGTCTTCGTCAAGAGGCAAGGGCAAGGAGAAGGAGCAGCCATCGAAGAAGAGGCAATATCTGGGTAGGGTTAGTGAAAGCGAAAGCGAGGAAGAAGAAGAGATGCAGTTAGACCCAAGAGATAAACCGGTGTGGAATTCGGGGTCGTTGGATGACCAACCCGAAATTTGGCAGCCAACTCTGTATAACGACTGCATGAACAAGTTAAAGAATAAAGCGGCCGCATTCATCTGTGAAAGAGATGTTGATGAGCCTCAGTTGGGCCAGTTCGGGGTGTATGACAAGTTCCGTGCTTTGGGTTGGGAAGGAGCACTCAAGTGTTGGGATAAGGATAAGAGCAATTTGTTTTTGACTGAGATTCAGGAGTGGATGGCAACGCTTAAATGTCACAACTTCCACAGGCCATCACAAATGAAGTTGGTTGGGACGGTACATGGGGTACCAGTTGAAATGTCATTCGATACGTTGAAGAAGTTGGGAAAATATGATAGCCTTCCAACTAGGGAGTACATGATTCCCACGCTTGATGATTTATTGCTCAAACCCGAGAAGCACGTGACATGGAACAGTATGTTGGCGGATTTGTTTTTGCCCGGTAGGTATGGTGGCGTGTTATACCGAAAAAATCTGAAGATAGAAGCCAAGCTCTTGCATACGATCTGTTTACTTAATGTCATCCCAAGGAGAGGGGATAAAGAACAGGTGAGGTTTCCAGAGATACCTGTTCTGTATTCATTGATGCACGGGTCCCCACGGTTTCCAATACGCTACCTGATTATGCACCATTTGTGGATATGCCGGAACAAATACGGGAGAGACATTGTCCCGTACTGCCGCATCATAACGGGCTTAATGAAACAGCAGAAGGCACTCACATCTGAAGACCGCGGTTTAACGAAAAGGCACTTGCCTTTTACTTTGGATAGGTTGGGAAACGTTTGGACATACACTTCGTCTGAACGTTATCACAAGCTGAAATCGGAGGGTCAACGGTGGAGGGCGTTGAAATTAGGTGCAAGGGAGTTGTTACCGGGAGAACCGGATGAACCTGAAAGCGATGAAGAGTTAATTCCGAGTGGGGATGATGATTACGCAGACGAGCCAACGGGTGGTGCAAATGTTGGTTTTGGGGCTTTTCATGGTGGTCATGGTGGCACATTTTACGACTATGCGCAGCAACCATATGAGCCGGGGTGGGCTTATAGTGGTTCAATGCAGGAGGTGATCGAGAGCCAACGGCCGCCGGCGGCCATCTTTGATACTTGGTCGGGTTCGGAGAGGTCGTTATTTGATCAAGGCACGCGGAATAGCGCTAGTATTGAGCGGGCGCTTAAACATAGCTTCGACCGCAATGAATTATGGCACCGGACCCACGCATATTCGCAGGAGGTGGAAATGAATAACCGATATCACGATGATCAGATGAGGCGGatgcatgcggattggcatgccggaaggccggtggttgaggatccacaacatgtggattatgcctcATTGCCACCGTATGATGGCAGCGTTTCGTATCCGACTCCACAACTCCACCATTCTCAGTGGCTTGATCCAAGACGGCAAGAGGGACCACAACAACAAGAGGGAAGCAGTAGCGGCTCGTTCGGGTTTGGAGAATGGAGCGATATGATGTCGTCTATTTTTGGGCCCCCAGGACCGCGTTATTATTGA